From Panicum hallii strain FIL2 chromosome 2, PHallii_v3.1, whole genome shotgun sequence, a single genomic window includes:
- the LOC112880248 gene encoding pentatricopeptide repeat-containing protein At3g18020-like isoform X3, whose translation MGTAANPPLLSLQPQHQQPGLLRLVDELCASGRAAEAHHRASLLLLSTASRLDGRAANALLRRLLRARTPLLTLRLVQAAAIVPSLPNHNRLLGLLCRAADLPPIPVLLAHRLHLRMRVAPNAASYAALLDGYARVPDPGAAQKLLDEMPQCGLVPSSLARSFLVKALLRARDVDAAMDVVHNHLWPTMAATDGHQLREDQMIDSLCRSGQHHGASRIVYIMRKRGLCPSAVSYNCIVHGLCTSPKPGACLRAHQLVMEGTSFGYHPREVTYKVLVDELCRENELAKAKDVLELMLQPTSQCRQDEGGDAGDETRTRIYNVFLGALRAVDNPSEQLGVLVSMLQSGCKPDVITMNTVIHGFCKSGRAQEARRILDDMLNGKFCTPDVVTFTILISGYLDAGDHAEALNVLHTLMPRRRCSPTVITYNCVLKGLFGLGQVDAAMQVLEEMNANNVAADSVTHTVVIKGLCDAGQLEKTKEFWDNVIWPSGIHDNYVYSSIFRGLCKQRKLEQACDFLYELVDCGVAPSIMCYNILIDAACKQGLKKLAYQLVKEMKRNGLAPDAVTWRILGKLHHYEEDEQEEHQLPTANAGGSSADDRLEPLVLTKEMPLLPPLSSSINIYEVNRNNDSTDESDEDVGYSTGMANNNKAEAEEIGYSTKMTVEEPPDNTDPTRGTAIDKGGITWGDGLKKQDKQPLIREPLSRVAKRVFGIL comes from the exons ATGGGTACCGCGGCGAATCCTCCACTGCTGTCCCTCCAACCGCAACACCAGCAGCCGGGCCTGCTCCGCCTGGTGGACGAGCTCTGCGCGTCAGGCCGCGCCGCCGAGGCGcaccaccgcgcctccctcctcctcctctccaccGCGTCCCGCCTCGACGGCCGCGCCGCCAACGCCCTCctgcgccgcctcctccgcgcgcgcaCGCCCCTCCTCACGCTCCGCCTCGTGCAGGCTGCCGCGATCGTCCCTTCGCTCCCCAACCACAACCGcctcctcggcctcctctgccgcgccgCCGATCTGCCGCCGATCCCCGTCCTCCTCGCGCACCGTCTCCACCTCCGCATGCGCGTGGCTCCCAATGCTGCCTCCTACGCCGCGCTCCTCGATGGCTACGCCCGCGTCCCCGACCCCGGCGCCGCGCAGAAGCTGCTCGACGAAATGCCCCAATGCGGGCTGGTCCCCAGCTCCCTCGCGCGCTCGTTCCTCGTCAAggcgctcctccgcgcccgcgaCGTTGATGCCGCCATGGACGTCGTCCACAACCATCTATGGCCGACCATGGCTGCCACGGATGGCCATCAACTTCGAGAGGACCAG ATGATCGACTCGTTATGCCGATCGGGGCAGCACCATGGCGCATCCAGGATAGTGTACATCATGAGAAAGAGGGGTTTGTGCCCAAGCGCAGTCTCCTACAACTGTATTGTTCACGGGCTGTGCACCAGCCCAAAGCCTGGGGCGTGCCTGCGGGCGCACCAGCTGGTGATGGAAGGCACGTCTTTTGGGTATCACCCGAGGGAGGTGACATACAAGGTGCTTGTGGACGAGCTGTGCCGAGAGAATGAGCTCGCCAAGGCCAAGGATGTCCTGGAGCTGATGCTACAGCCCACCAGTCAGTGTCGCCAGGATGAGGGTGGAGATGCTGGCGACGAGACCAGGACAAGGATATACAATGTGTTTCTTGGAGCCCTGCGTGCCGTGGACAACCCAAGTGAGCAACTTGGCGTGCTTGTATCCATGCTGCAGTCTGGATGCAAGCCGGATGTGATCACCATGAACACTGTCATCCATGGCTTTTGCAAATCTGGGAGGGCCCAGGAGGCTAGGAGGATCCTGGACGACATGCTCAACGGAAAGTTTTGTACTCCTGATGTTGTTACCTTCACCATACTCATATCTGGATACCTTGATGCCGGTGATCATGCAGAAGCCCTCAATGTGCTGCACACTTTGATGCCTAGGCGCCGGTGCTCCCCTACTGTTATCACTTACAATTGTGTCCTCAAGGGACTGTTTGGCCTCGGGCAAGTTGATGCAGCAATGCAGGTGCTTGAGGAAATGAATGCCAATAACGTTGCAGCTGATTCTGTGACTCATACTGTGGTGATCAAAGGGCTCTGTGATGCAGGGCAGCTCGAGAAGACAAAGGAATTCTGGGACAACGTCATCTGGCCATCAGGTATACATGATAATTATGTGTACAGCTCAATCTTCAGAGGTCTCTGCAAACAGAGGAAACTGGAACAGGCATGCGATTTCTTATATGAATTGGTTGATTGTGGGGTTGCTCCCAGTATAATGTGCTACAACATACTCATAGACGCTGCCTGCAAGCAGGGATTGAAGAAGCTAGCATATCAATTAGTTAAGGAGATGAAAAGAAATGGCCTAGCACCGGATGCTGTAACTTGGAGGATTCTAGGCAAATTGCATCACTATGAAGAGGACGAACAAGAGGAGCACCAGCTTCCGACAGCTAATGCGGGTGGAAGTTCCGCAGATGACAGATTGGAGCCTCTTGTCTTGACTAAAGAGATGCCTTTGCTTCCACCTTTGTCGTCATCCATAAACATCTATGAAGTTAATAGGAATAATGATAGCACTGATGAGTCTGACGAAGATGTTGGTTATTCAACAGGTATGGCTAATAATAACAAAGCTGAGGCCGAGGAAATTGGATACTCAACAAAAATGACTGTGGAGGAACCACCAGATAATACTGATCCAACAAGGGGAACAGCAATCGACAAGGGTGGTATAACTTGGGGAGATGGCCTTAAGAAGCAAGATAAACAACCTTTAATAAGAGAACCACTCTCTAGGGTGGCCAAAAGGGTGTTTGGGATACTGTAG
- the LOC112880248 gene encoding pentatricopeptide repeat-containing protein At3g18020-like isoform X1, whose product MGTAANPPLLSLQPQHQQPGLLRLVDELCASGRAAEAHHRASLLLLSTASRLDGRAANALLRRLLRARTPLLTLRLVQAAAIVPSLPNHNRLLGLLCRAADLPPIPVLLAHRLHLRMRVAPNAASYAALLDGYARVPDPGAAQKLLDEMPQCGLVPSSLARSFLVKALLRARDVDAAMDVVHNHLWPTMAATDGHQLREDQVVTNAAFANLVQCLCAEGFFHVIFQIAEEMPQRRCYVPDEFAYAQMIDSLCRSGQHHGASRIVYIMRKRGLCPSAVSYNCIVHGLCTSPKPGACLRAHQLVMEGTSFGYHPREVTYKVLVDELCRENELAKAKDVLELMLQPTSQCRQDEGGDAGDETRTRIYNVFLGALRAVDNPSEQLGVLVSMLQSGCKPDVITMNTVIHGFCKSGRAQEARRILDDMLNGKFCTPDVVTFTILISGYLDAGDHAEALNVLHTLMPRRRCSPTVITYNCVLKGLFGLGQVDAAMQVLEEMNANNVAADSVTHTVVIKGLCDAGQLEKTKEFWDNVIWPSGIHDNYVYSSIFRGLCKQRKLEQACDFLYELVDCGVAPSIMCYNILIDAACKQGLKKLAYQLVKEMKRNGLAPDAVTWRILGKLHHYEEDEQEEHQLPTANAGGSSADDRLEPLVLTKEMPLLPPLSSSINIYEVNRNNDSTDESDEDVGYSTGMANNNKAEAEEIGYSTKMTVEEPPDNTDPTRGTAIDKGGITWGDGLKKQDKQPLIREPLSRVAKRVFGIL is encoded by the coding sequence ATGGGTACCGCGGCGAATCCTCCACTGCTGTCCCTCCAACCGCAACACCAGCAGCCGGGCCTGCTCCGCCTGGTGGACGAGCTCTGCGCGTCAGGCCGCGCCGCCGAGGCGcaccaccgcgcctccctcctcctcctctccaccGCGTCCCGCCTCGACGGCCGCGCCGCCAACGCCCTCctgcgccgcctcctccgcgcgcgcaCGCCCCTCCTCACGCTCCGCCTCGTGCAGGCTGCCGCGATCGTCCCTTCGCTCCCCAACCACAACCGcctcctcggcctcctctgccgcgccgCCGATCTGCCGCCGATCCCCGTCCTCCTCGCGCACCGTCTCCACCTCCGCATGCGCGTGGCTCCCAATGCTGCCTCCTACGCCGCGCTCCTCGATGGCTACGCCCGCGTCCCCGACCCCGGCGCCGCGCAGAAGCTGCTCGACGAAATGCCCCAATGCGGGCTGGTCCCCAGCTCCCTCGCGCGCTCGTTCCTCGTCAAggcgctcctccgcgcccgcgaCGTTGATGCCGCCATGGACGTCGTCCACAACCATCTATGGCCGACCATGGCTGCCACGGATGGCCATCAACTTCGAGAGGACCAGGTGGTTACGAACGCAGCGTTCGCCAACCTCGTGCAGTGCCTGTGCGCCGAGGGGTTCTTCCATGTCATCTTCCAGATCGCTGAGGAGATGCCGCAGAGGCGGTGCTACGTGCCTGATGAGTTCGCCTACGCGCAGATGATCGACTCGTTATGCCGATCGGGGCAGCACCATGGCGCATCCAGGATAGTGTACATCATGAGAAAGAGGGGTTTGTGCCCAAGCGCAGTCTCCTACAACTGTATTGTTCACGGGCTGTGCACCAGCCCAAAGCCTGGGGCGTGCCTGCGGGCGCACCAGCTGGTGATGGAAGGCACGTCTTTTGGGTATCACCCGAGGGAGGTGACATACAAGGTGCTTGTGGACGAGCTGTGCCGAGAGAATGAGCTCGCCAAGGCCAAGGATGTCCTGGAGCTGATGCTACAGCCCACCAGTCAGTGTCGCCAGGATGAGGGTGGAGATGCTGGCGACGAGACCAGGACAAGGATATACAATGTGTTTCTTGGAGCCCTGCGTGCCGTGGACAACCCAAGTGAGCAACTTGGCGTGCTTGTATCCATGCTGCAGTCTGGATGCAAGCCGGATGTGATCACCATGAACACTGTCATCCATGGCTTTTGCAAATCTGGGAGGGCCCAGGAGGCTAGGAGGATCCTGGACGACATGCTCAACGGAAAGTTTTGTACTCCTGATGTTGTTACCTTCACCATACTCATATCTGGATACCTTGATGCCGGTGATCATGCAGAAGCCCTCAATGTGCTGCACACTTTGATGCCTAGGCGCCGGTGCTCCCCTACTGTTATCACTTACAATTGTGTCCTCAAGGGACTGTTTGGCCTCGGGCAAGTTGATGCAGCAATGCAGGTGCTTGAGGAAATGAATGCCAATAACGTTGCAGCTGATTCTGTGACTCATACTGTGGTGATCAAAGGGCTCTGTGATGCAGGGCAGCTCGAGAAGACAAAGGAATTCTGGGACAACGTCATCTGGCCATCAGGTATACATGATAATTATGTGTACAGCTCAATCTTCAGAGGTCTCTGCAAACAGAGGAAACTGGAACAGGCATGCGATTTCTTATATGAATTGGTTGATTGTGGGGTTGCTCCCAGTATAATGTGCTACAACATACTCATAGACGCTGCCTGCAAGCAGGGATTGAAGAAGCTAGCATATCAATTAGTTAAGGAGATGAAAAGAAATGGCCTAGCACCGGATGCTGTAACTTGGAGGATTCTAGGCAAATTGCATCACTATGAAGAGGACGAACAAGAGGAGCACCAGCTTCCGACAGCTAATGCGGGTGGAAGTTCCGCAGATGACAGATTGGAGCCTCTTGTCTTGACTAAAGAGATGCCTTTGCTTCCACCTTTGTCGTCATCCATAAACATCTATGAAGTTAATAGGAATAATGATAGCACTGATGAGTCTGACGAAGATGTTGGTTATTCAACAGGTATGGCTAATAATAACAAAGCTGAGGCCGAGGAAATTGGATACTCAACAAAAATGACTGTGGAGGAACCACCAGATAATACTGATCCAACAAGGGGAACAGCAATCGACAAGGGTGGTATAACTTGGGGAGATGGCCTTAAGAAGCAAGATAAACAACCTTTAATAAGAGAACCACTCTCTAGGGTGGCCAAAAGGGTGTTTGGGATACTGTAG